A stretch of the uncultured Trichococcus sp. genome encodes the following:
- a CDS encoding glycosyltransferase, whose translation MRIGMFTDSYFPQVSGVSTSIRTLKEELEAEGHEVIIFTTTDPKADEDEKNIIRLTSIPFLSFKDRRVAVKGMNKALKEAKKQQIDIVHTHTEFSLGLTGKFVGYMLEIPTVHTYHTMYEKYLHYIAKGKVVKPRAVKMASRYFCNRTMGIIAPSEQMKEKLASYNIYKEIRVIPTGVKIPERLAGIKDRKREELGISDSELVLLSLSRLSSEKNLDKLVHAFPEVVEAHPSAKLVFVGDGPMRHELETLVSELDLVRNVIFVGEVRNEAVNEYYQMADIYINASESETQGLTYLESIVNGCPVIAKRNDYLSGLIKEDSLGMLFDEDDKIGKTIIAYADFYHNSDVATNQDVWDGLMQEISSKTFADAVLSYYQTSIDIYESQPREELKLRVNLLEKIKR comes from the coding sequence ATGAGAATAGGCATGTTTACAGATTCGTATTTTCCTCAAGTGAGCGGAGTATCAACTTCAATCCGCACCTTGAAAGAGGAATTGGAAGCAGAAGGTCATGAGGTCATCATTTTTACCACCACCGACCCAAAAGCTGACGAAGATGAAAAAAATATAATTCGTTTGACCAGTATCCCGTTCTTATCTTTCAAAGATCGTAGGGTCGCGGTCAAAGGAATGAACAAAGCGTTGAAGGAAGCGAAGAAACAGCAGATAGATATCGTGCACACCCACACGGAGTTCAGTTTGGGATTGACAGGGAAATTCGTTGGGTACATGCTGGAAATTCCGACGGTGCATACCTATCACACCATGTACGAAAAATATCTGCACTATATCGCTAAAGGGAAAGTTGTGAAGCCCCGGGCGGTGAAGATGGCTTCCCGTTATTTCTGCAACCGAACGATGGGCATCATCGCTCCAAGTGAGCAAATGAAGGAGAAGCTGGCATCCTACAATATCTACAAAGAAATCCGCGTCATTCCGACAGGTGTCAAGATACCGGAAAGGCTTGCCGGCATCAAGGACCGCAAGCGCGAGGAGTTGGGTATTTCGGATTCTGAATTGGTGCTGCTCTCTCTCAGTAGATTATCTTCAGAAAAAAATCTGGATAAGCTTGTCCATGCCTTTCCGGAGGTCGTCGAAGCCCATCCGTCCGCAAAGCTTGTGTTCGTCGGGGATGGGCCGATGCGCCATGAATTGGAGACGCTGGTGTCGGAATTGGATTTGGTCCGGAACGTGATTTTCGTAGGGGAAGTCAGAAATGAAGCTGTGAACGAGTATTATCAGATGGCGGACATTTATATCAATGCTTCCGAATCGGAAACGCAAGGCCTGACCTATCTGGAATCGATCGTAAACGGATGTCCGGTCATCGCTAAGCGGAATGACTATTTATCAGGGTTGATCAAAGAAGACAGTCTGGGAATGTTGTTCGATGAAGATGATAAAATCGGCAAGACCATCATCGCCTACGCGGATTTTTATCACAATTCAGATGTTGCGACAAATCAAGATGTATGGGATGGACTGATGCAGGAGATTTCTTCAAAAACATTCGCGGACGCCGTATTGAGCTATTATCAGACAAGTATTGACATTTATGAATCGCAACCGCGTGAAGAGTTGAAATTAAGAGTGAATCTCTTGGAAAAAATCAAACGCTGA
- the ptsP gene encoding phosphoenolpyruvate--protein phosphotransferase yields MKNHLQGIAASDGIAIAKAYLLTEPDLSFEKRKVEDSEGEVARLFESFETAKSEVSAIRDKAAVSLGEEEAQVFDAHLMVLSDPEMIGSMNENIRENGVNAESALSDVAGMFIGMFEAMEDNPYMQERAADIRDVTERVLSHLLGVKIPNPSTITEEVIVVAKDLTPSDTAQLNRDYVKGFVTDIGGRTSHSAIMARSLEIPAIVGSKEITQIVKDGDIIILDGLDGDVFINPDEETLAAYKKKAEEFSAMQAEWHKLKNADTVTADGKHIELAANIGTPKDLDGVIANGAEAVGLYRTEFLYMDSSDFPTEDEQFDAYKAVLEGMEGKPVVVRTMDIGGDKELPYLELPKEMNPFLGYRAIRICLAEPEMFRTQLRALLRASVYGKLRIMFPMISTLNEFRAAKAMLEEEKANLLADGVEVADDIQVGIMIEIPAAAVLAHQFAKEVDFFSIGTNDLIQYTMAADRMNQQVSYLYQPYNPAILTLIKHVIDASHAEGKWTGMCGEMAGDQTAVPLLVGLGLDEFSMSASSVLKTRSLMKRLDSKEMEKLADKAINECTTVEEVIALVEEMKAKLV; encoded by the coding sequence ATGAAAAACCACTTACAAGGAATAGCAGCTAGTGATGGTATTGCAATCGCGAAAGCATACTTGCTTACTGAACCGGATCTATCCTTTGAAAAGCGTAAAGTGGAAGATTCAGAAGGCGAAGTTGCTCGCCTTTTTGAAAGCTTTGAAACCGCTAAATCAGAGGTAAGTGCAATCAGAGACAAAGCGGCAGTGTCACTTGGCGAAGAAGAAGCGCAAGTTTTTGATGCACATTTAATGGTATTATCCGATCCGGAAATGATTGGATCGATGAACGAAAACATCCGCGAAAACGGTGTGAACGCTGAGTCAGCACTTTCAGATGTTGCCGGCATGTTCATCGGAATGTTCGAAGCGATGGAAGATAACCCATACATGCAAGAACGCGCAGCGGATATCCGCGACGTTACTGAGCGTGTATTGAGCCACTTATTGGGTGTTAAAATCCCTAATCCATCGACAATCACTGAAGAAGTGATCGTCGTTGCCAAAGATTTGACTCCTAGTGATACTGCTCAATTGAACCGTGATTATGTTAAAGGATTCGTTACCGACATCGGTGGACGCACATCCCACAGCGCAATCATGGCCCGTTCTTTGGAAATCCCTGCAATCGTAGGTTCAAAAGAGATTACGCAAATCGTCAAAGATGGCGATATCATCATTTTGGATGGTTTGGACGGCGACGTCTTCATCAATCCGGATGAAGAAACATTGGCTGCATACAAGAAGAAAGCTGAAGAGTTTTCTGCGATGCAAGCTGAATGGCACAAACTGAAGAATGCAGATACAGTGACTGCAGATGGCAAACATATCGAATTGGCAGCCAATATCGGAACACCTAAAGATTTGGATGGCGTTATCGCTAACGGCGCTGAAGCTGTAGGTTTGTACCGTACTGAGTTCCTGTACATGGATTCTTCGGACTTCCCGACAGAAGATGAGCAATTCGATGCTTATAAAGCTGTTTTGGAAGGTATGGAAGGCAAACCTGTCGTTGTCCGCACAATGGACATCGGTGGGGACAAAGAATTGCCTTACTTGGAATTACCGAAAGAAATGAACCCATTCTTGGGTTACCGTGCAATCCGTATTTGTTTGGCTGAGCCAGAGATGTTCCGTACACAATTGCGTGCCTTGTTGCGTGCTTCCGTTTACGGCAAATTGCGCATCATGTTCCCGATGATTTCAACTCTGAATGAATTCAGAGCTGCAAAAGCGATGTTGGAAGAAGAAAAAGCGAATCTATTGGCCGATGGCGTAGAAGTCGCTGATGATATCCAAGTAGGTATCATGATCGAAATCCCAGCAGCTGCTGTGTTAGCTCATCAATTCGCTAAAGAAGTGGATTTCTTCAGTATCGGAACAAATGACTTGATCCAATACACAATGGCGGCAGACCGCATGAACCAACAAGTTTCTTACTTGTATCAACCATACAACCCAGCTATCCTTACGCTGATCAAGCACGTTATCGATGCTTCTCACGCTGAAGGTAAATGGACTGGCATGTGCGGCGAGATGGCCGGTGACCAAACAGCGGTTCCGTTGTTGGTAGGTCTTGGTTTGGATGAGTTCTCCATGAGCGCATCCAGCGTCCTGAAAACACGTAGTTTGATGAAACGCTTGGATTCCAAAGAAATGGAAAAATTAGCGGACAAAGCGATCAATGAGTGCACAACTGTCGAAGAAGTTATTGCATTGGTTGAAGAAATGAAAGCTAAATTAGTTTAA
- a CDS encoding phosphocarrier protein HPr, producing MERKEYHVIAETGIHARPATLLVQTASKFNSDINLEYKGKSVNLKSIMGVMSLGVGQGADVVITAEGPDEADAMAGITETMVKEGLAE from the coding sequence ATGGAAAGAAAAGAATATCACGTAATCGCAGAAACAGGGATTCACGCACGTCCAGCAACTTTATTGGTGCAAACTGCAAGCAAATTCAATTCTGATATTAATTTAGAATACAAAGGTAAATCAGTTAACTTAAAATCAATCATGGGTGTAATGTCATTGGGCGTAGGCCAAGGCGCTGATGTTGTCATCACAGCAGAAGGTCCGGACGAAGCAGACGCTATGGCTGGAATCACTGAAACAATGGTAAAAGAAGGGCTTGCAGAGTAA
- a CDS encoding AAA family ATPase — MLCQHCGKNQASIHLYASVNGQRRQIDLCQSCYQEFKAAQSQQNNPNPRSQGPVDPFSFGNLDSFFKQMQQNQSQNRNQSPTPEAVRGGNGGDKGGLLDEYGINLTQLARDGGIDPVIGRDSEIARIIEILNRRTKNNPVLTGEAGVGKTAVVEGLAQKIVDGDVPQKLLEKEVIRLDVVSLVQGTGIRGQFEERMQKLMDEIRANKQIILFIDEIHEIVGAGSAEGSMDAGNILKPALARGELQLVGATTLNEYRRIEKDPALERRFQPVRVNEPTPEQTLIILQGIRPKYEDYHHVKYSDKALEAAVKLSHRYIQDRFLPDKAIDLLDESGSKKNLTIKAIDPKQIEERIETAEKEKQAALHAEDYEKAAYYRDQITNLNKMRHNPVPSDGDPVVTEEDIQKIIEIKTNIPVGDLLEKEQTQLKNLDSDLKKHVIGQDEAIDKVAKAIRRNRIGLSRKNRPIGSFLFVGPTGVGKTELAKQLAIEMFGTEDAIIRFDMSEYMEKHAVSKLIGSPPGYIGYDEAGQLTERVRRSPYSILLLDEVEKAHPDVMHLFLQILDDGRLTDSQGRTVSFKDTIIIMTSNAGTGVQEASVGFGAAMKGKTHSILNRLSDYFKPEFINRFDAIVEFNQLSKENLSNIVTLMLDDVNELLKDKQISVTVSQKAKDRLIDLGYDPSMGARPLRRVIQDQIEDQVAEFYLDNPKIKDLFVDADEEGNLMVVSKVERTETAASE; from the coding sequence ATGCTTTGTCAACATTGCGGAAAAAACCAAGCCTCCATTCATCTGTATGCCAGCGTGAATGGACAAAGACGCCAAATCGACTTATGCCAAAGCTGCTATCAAGAATTCAAAGCGGCCCAGTCGCAGCAAAATAATCCGAATCCAAGATCCCAAGGACCCGTGGATCCTTTTTCTTTCGGTAACCTGGATTCCTTCTTCAAACAAATGCAGCAAAACCAAAGCCAGAATCGCAATCAGTCCCCTACTCCAGAAGCTGTCCGTGGAGGAAACGGCGGCGACAAAGGCGGCTTGCTGGACGAATACGGCATCAACCTGACGCAATTGGCACGCGATGGCGGTATCGACCCTGTCATCGGAAGGGACAGCGAAATCGCACGCATCATCGAAATCCTCAACCGGCGCACGAAAAACAACCCGGTGCTCACAGGGGAAGCCGGCGTCGGCAAGACAGCCGTTGTGGAAGGCCTTGCCCAAAAAATCGTGGATGGGGATGTCCCCCAAAAATTACTGGAAAAAGAAGTCATCCGCTTGGATGTCGTGTCGCTTGTCCAAGGAACCGGTATTCGCGGCCAATTCGAAGAACGGATGCAAAAGTTGATGGATGAAATCCGGGCGAACAAACAGATCATCCTTTTCATTGATGAAATCCACGAAATCGTGGGCGCAGGAAGTGCGGAGGGAAGTATGGATGCAGGCAACATTCTGAAGCCCGCCCTAGCAAGAGGCGAACTGCAATTGGTCGGCGCTACAACACTGAATGAATATCGCAGAATCGAAAAAGATCCAGCATTGGAACGCCGATTCCAGCCTGTCCGCGTCAATGAACCGACACCCGAACAGACATTGATCATCCTTCAAGGCATCCGCCCGAAATACGAAGATTATCACCACGTCAAATACTCAGATAAGGCTCTGGAAGCGGCCGTCAAATTGTCGCACCGCTATATCCAGGATCGTTTCCTTCCCGACAAAGCCATCGATTTGCTTGATGAGTCCGGATCCAAAAAGAATTTGACCATCAAAGCCATCGATCCGAAACAAATCGAGGAACGCATCGAAACGGCCGAAAAGGAAAAACAAGCCGCCTTGCATGCGGAAGATTACGAGAAAGCTGCCTACTATCGCGATCAGATCACTAACCTGAATAAGATGAGACACAATCCGGTACCGTCCGATGGCGACCCCGTCGTAACGGAAGAGGATATCCAAAAAATCATTGAGATCAAAACAAACATTCCGGTCGGTGACTTGCTTGAAAAAGAACAAACACAACTGAAGAATCTTGACAGCGATCTGAAGAAACATGTCATCGGTCAGGACGAAGCCATCGATAAAGTAGCCAAAGCGATCCGCAGAAACCGGATCGGATTGAGCCGAAAAAACCGCCCGATCGGTTCCTTCCTGTTTGTAGGACCTACCGGCGTCGGCAAGACCGAACTGGCCAAACAGTTGGCGATTGAAATGTTCGGAACTGAAGACGCGATCATCCGCTTCGACATGAGCGAATACATGGAAAAACACGCCGTCTCCAAATTGATCGGTTCGCCTCCTGGGTACATCGGCTATGACGAAGCAGGCCAATTGACCGAACGCGTCCGCCGTAGCCCTTACAGCATTTTGCTTTTGGATGAAGTCGAAAAAGCCCATCCGGATGTGATGCACCTCTTCTTGCAGATCCTTGATGACGGTCGTCTGACGGATTCTCAAGGAAGAACCGTCAGCTTCAAAGACACCATCATCATCATGACCAGCAATGCCGGTACAGGCGTTCAGGAAGCAAGTGTAGGTTTCGGTGCGGCCATGAAGGGCAAGACGCATTCCATCCTGAACCGCTTGAGCGATTACTTCAAGCCTGAATTCATCAATCGCTTCGATGCAATCGTTGAGTTCAACCAGTTGTCCAAAGAAAATTTAAGCAACATCGTCACGCTTATGTTGGACGACGTCAATGAATTGTTGAAGGATAAGCAAATCAGCGTTACCGTCTCACAAAAAGCAAAAGATCGGCTTATCGATCTGGGATATGACCCAAGCATGGGGGCCCGACCACTGCGCCGCGTCATCCAGGATCAAATCGAGGATCAGGTAGCTGAATTTTACTTGGACAATCCTAAAATCAAAGATTTGTTCGTCGACGCAGACGAAGAAGGCAATCTGATGGTCGTCAGCAAAGTCGAACGCACAGAAACAGCAGCATCTGAATAA
- a CDS encoding DUF1827 family protein — protein sequence MKLIDVTNSHADLVREQLANTDAQFVKVYSLGQTTVIFTGAATHEDVIILNKNRRVKQSEIDFVLTKLLHLTVDDVEVMPGHNFVELSHLK from the coding sequence ATGAAATTGATCGATGTTACAAATAGCCACGCTGATCTTGTACGTGAGCAATTGGCCAACACCGATGCTCAATTTGTCAAAGTTTATTCTTTGGGACAAACTACAGTCATCTTTACCGGTGCCGCAACACATGAGGATGTCATCATCCTCAACAAAAACCGTCGCGTAAAGCAAAGCGAAATCGACTTTGTGCTGACGAAATTGTTGCACCTTACCGTTGACGATGTGGAAGTTATGCCTGGCCATAACTTCGTGGAGCTATCTCATCTTAAATGA
- a CDS encoding peptide chain release factor 3 codes for MTQTLADKVKARRTFAIISHPDAGKTTITEQLLLFGGAIRQAGTVKGKKSGKFAKSDWMDIEKQRGISVTSSVMQVDYDGKQINILDTPGHEDFSEDTYRTLMAVDSAVMVIDSGKGIEPQTKKLFKVCSMRGIPIFTFINKLDRDGREPMDLIAELEEVLGIDAYPMNWPMGMGKNLLGLYDIYNNRVELTHPEENEDNDFLPLNEDGEIEGDYQVKQSTIYTQAVEDVQLLKEAGNDFSEEAIAAGKLTPVFFGSALTGFGVQTFLDAFVDFAPSPSEHLTVADEIVEPTDENFTGFIFKIQANMNPAHRDRIAFVRVCSGEFKPGMDVFVTRTGKKIKLAHTTQFMADSREQVQTAVAGDIIGLYDTGNFQIGDTIYEGKKSLQFEALPQFTPELFMKVTPKNVMKQKSFHKGVQQLVQEGAIQLYKTYHTEDYILGAVGQLQFEVFQYRLLHEYNAEVEMMPMGSKIARWIDPEDLDPNMSSSRNLLCRDRFDNPVFLFENQFAMRWFEDKYPEVKLTALL; via the coding sequence ATGACTCAAACATTAGCAGATAAAGTCAAAGCAAGAAGAACATTTGCGATCATTTCCCATCCGGATGCCGGTAAAACGACCATCACGGAACAGTTATTGTTGTTCGGGGGCGCAATCCGCCAAGCCGGGACAGTAAAAGGGAAAAAATCAGGCAAATTCGCCAAATCGGATTGGATGGATATCGAAAAACAAAGGGGTATTTCGGTAACCAGTTCGGTCATGCAGGTTGATTATGACGGAAAACAGATCAATATTTTGGATACGCCCGGACATGAGGATTTCTCGGAAGATACGTACCGCACCCTGATGGCTGTGGATAGTGCAGTGATGGTAATCGATAGCGGGAAGGGTATTGAACCCCAGACGAAGAAATTATTCAAAGTCTGCAGCATGAGAGGGATTCCGATCTTCACCTTCATCAATAAATTGGACCGTGATGGCCGCGAGCCGATGGATCTGATTGCGGAATTGGAAGAAGTATTAGGAATCGATGCCTATCCAATGAACTGGCCGATGGGCATGGGGAAAAATTTATTGGGTCTGTATGACATCTACAACAATCGCGTGGAACTGACGCATCCGGAAGAGAATGAAGACAACGATTTCCTGCCGCTGAATGAAGACGGCGAAATTGAAGGCGATTATCAGGTGAAGCAATCAACCATCTATACGCAAGCGGTTGAAGATGTCCAGCTGCTGAAAGAGGCTGGCAACGACTTTTCGGAAGAAGCGATCGCAGCCGGAAAACTGACGCCTGTTTTCTTCGGATCAGCTTTGACTGGCTTCGGCGTACAAACGTTTCTGGATGCCTTTGTTGATTTCGCTCCGAGCCCAAGTGAGCATCTGACTGTAGCGGACGAAATTGTTGAACCTACGGATGAAAACTTCACCGGATTCATCTTCAAAATTCAAGCGAACATGAATCCGGCTCACAGAGACAGGATTGCCTTCGTGCGTGTCTGCTCCGGTGAATTCAAACCTGGAATGGACGTTTTTGTAACCCGTACCGGTAAAAAAATCAAACTGGCGCATACAACGCAATTCATGGCCGATTCTCGTGAGCAGGTCCAAACGGCTGTAGCGGGTGACATCATCGGGTTGTATGATACTGGAAACTTCCAGATCGGTGATACGATCTATGAAGGCAAAAAAAGCCTTCAGTTTGAAGCTTTGCCTCAGTTTACACCGGAACTGTTCATGAAGGTCACTCCGAAAAACGTCATGAAGCAGAAATCCTTCCATAAAGGTGTGCAACAGTTGGTTCAAGAAGGAGCCATCCAGTTGTACAAAACGTACCACACGGAAGATTATATTTTGGGTGCGGTCGGTCAACTGCAATTTGAAGTGTTCCAGTACCGTTTGTTGCACGAGTACAATGCAGAAGTCGAAATGATGCCGATGGGGTCCAAAATTGCGCGATGGATCGATCCGGAAGATTTGGATCCTAACATGTCATCAAGCCGTAACTTATTATGCCGTGATCGTTTCGACAACCCGGTGTTCCTTTTCGAAAACCAATTTGCCATGCGTTGGTTCGAGGACAAGTACCCAGAAGTCAAATTGACAGCGTTGCTTTAA
- a CDS encoding hemolysin family protein — protein sequence MTTDPSNQTLLWQLLLIAVLTLVNAFFAASEIAFVSLNKNRVANQAIKGDEKARKILALLDHSDDFLATIQVAITFAGFLSSASAANTFAARLDPYLSNIPGAEQAAILIVTLALSYISLVFGELYPKQLGLQRPEEVARAGAGVITVVQKLMKPFVWFLSFSTSVLEKMTPITFTSGNDMFSREEVRELLEKSSDEGTIERMEFNMLKGVLSMDNKMAREVMVPRTDTFMLNVNDDVEENIEAALDSPYTRIPIYEDDKDNIIGVLHLKNLLKESKNTPIDQINLRKIMNEPLFVPETIFTDELMSYLKKSHNQLALLHDEYGGMVGIVTLEDILEEIVGDIEDEYDESYVLIERVGDNAYEADGATPLHRFNDYFGTQLESADVDTIAGYLLTELGEFPEENEEASIEVSGLIIKTLEFDNRRLLKVGVSYMNKNDRPAKERFKEDESSAGEAADGTEETE from the coding sequence ATGACCACAGACCCCAGTAATCAGACCTTGCTTTGGCAACTGCTGCTGATTGCGGTATTGACATTGGTGAACGCATTTTTTGCGGCATCCGAAATCGCATTTGTTTCACTGAACAAAAATAGGGTTGCGAATCAGGCCATCAAAGGGGATGAAAAAGCACGCAAAATTTTGGCGCTTTTGGATCATTCCGATGATTTTTTGGCGACCATCCAAGTTGCCATAACTTTTGCTGGCTTCCTTTCCAGTGCATCGGCAGCCAATACATTCGCAGCCAGACTCGATCCCTATCTGAGCAACATACCCGGCGCGGAACAGGCTGCCATCCTGATCGTGACGCTAGCGCTCTCCTATATTTCTTTGGTATTCGGAGAACTGTACCCGAAACAACTGGGACTGCAACGCCCGGAAGAAGTGGCGCGCGCCGGTGCGGGCGTAATCACTGTCGTGCAAAAGCTGATGAAACCATTCGTTTGGTTTTTGTCATTTTCCACCAGTGTGCTTGAAAAAATGACGCCGATCACTTTCACGAGCGGCAACGACATGTTTTCGCGTGAAGAAGTGCGTGAACTGTTGGAAAAGAGCAGTGATGAAGGTACCATCGAACGGATGGAATTCAATATGCTGAAAGGGGTACTTTCCATGGACAATAAAATGGCTCGGGAGGTCATGGTGCCGCGGACGGATACCTTCATGCTGAATGTGAACGATGACGTCGAGGAGAACATTGAAGCAGCGTTGGACTCCCCTTATACGCGCATACCGATCTACGAAGATGACAAGGATAATATCATCGGCGTATTGCATCTGAAAAATTTGTTGAAAGAATCCAAAAACACGCCAATCGACCAAATCAATCTGCGAAAAATAATGAATGAGCCGCTGTTTGTGCCGGAAACCATTTTTACGGATGAATTGATGTCATACCTGAAGAAGAGCCACAATCAATTAGCCTTGCTTCATGACGAATATGGCGGCATGGTCGGAATCGTAACCTTGGAGGACATTCTCGAAGAAATTGTTGGTGATATCGAGGATGAGTATGACGAAAGCTATGTGCTGATCGAACGGGTCGGGGATAATGCATACGAAGCCGATGGGGCTACGCCGTTGCATCGCTTCAATGATTATTTTGGCACGCAACTTGAATCGGCGGATGTCGATACAATCGCGGGTTACCTATTGACGGAGTTGGGTGAATTTCCGGAAGAAAACGAGGAAGCATCCATCGAAGTGAGCGGCTTGATCATCAAAACATTGGAGTTCGACAATCGCCGCCTGCTGAAAGTTGGGGTATCTTACATGAATAAGAATGACCGCCCCGCAAAAGAACGTTTTAAAGAGGATGAGTCAAGTGCTGGAGAAGCCGCTGATGGAACGGAAGAAACAGAGTGA
- a CDS encoding FAD-dependent oxidoreductase, with protein sequence MKVIVVGCTHAGTSAVKTILKENPGTEVTVYERNDNVSFLSCGIALYVGGVVKDPQGLFYSNPEELASLGANVNMQHDVTNIDTATKTVSVKNLVTGEEVQDTYDKLVLTTGSWPIIPPIEGIQSKNVLLCKNYNQAKEIIARKDDKKKIVVVGGGYIGIELVEAFANDGKEVTLVDGLDRILNKYLDTEFTDVLEDDLRAHGVKVQLNEMVKGFKDNEAGDITTVVTTGGEYDAELVILCVGFRPSTELVKGQVDMMGNGAIIVNDYMQTSLPDVYAAGDSCAVNYNPNGGHAYIPLATNAVRMGMLVGKNINGPKMKYRGTQSTSGLYLNGFNIGSTGVNSASAEAFGLETRSVILEDFYRPEFMPSNEKLLMKLVYEVGTTRIVGGQLMSKYDITQSANTLSLAIQNKMTIEDLALVDFFFQPHFDRPWNYLNLLAQKALEQEAELAAK encoded by the coding sequence ATGAAAGTAATCGTAGTGGGATGTACACATGCCGGAACGTCAGCAGTGAAGACAATTTTGAAGGAAAATCCAGGTACTGAAGTAACGGTATATGAAAGAAACGATAACGTTTCATTCTTGTCATGTGGGATTGCGCTTTACGTCGGCGGTGTCGTGAAAGATCCACAAGGATTATTCTATTCTAACCCTGAGGAGCTTGCTTCATTGGGCGCAAACGTAAACATGCAACATGATGTAACAAACATTGATACAGCAACAAAAACTGTTTCTGTGAAAAACTTAGTTACTGGGGAAGAAGTTCAGGACACTTATGATAAGTTGGTTTTGACGACTGGTTCATGGCCAATCATCCCTCCAATCGAGGGAATCCAGAGCAAAAATGTTTTGCTGTGCAAAAACTACAACCAAGCAAAAGAAATCATCGCACGTAAAGACGACAAAAAGAAAATCGTTGTTGTCGGCGGTGGATACATCGGTATCGAGTTGGTGGAAGCATTTGCCAATGACGGTAAAGAAGTGACATTAGTTGATGGCTTGGATCGCATTTTGAACAAATATTTGGACACTGAATTCACGGACGTCCTTGAAGACGACCTGCGCGCACATGGCGTAAAAGTTCAATTGAACGAAATGGTCAAAGGTTTCAAAGACAATGAAGCTGGTGATATCACGACCGTAGTAACGACTGGCGGAGAATATGACGCTGAATTGGTCATCCTTTGTGTCGGTTTCAGACCGAGCACTGAGCTTGTCAAAGGCCAAGTGGATATGATGGGAAATGGCGCAATCATCGTGAATGATTACATGCAAACAAGCTTGCCGGACGTTTATGCAGCAGGAGACAGCTGTGCGGTGAACTATAATCCGAACGGCGGACACGCTTACATCCCATTAGCAACAAACGCTGTACGTATGGGGATGTTGGTCGGAAAAAACATCAACGGACCTAAAATGAAATACCGTGGAACCCAATCCACTTCAGGTTTGTACCTAAACGGATTCAACATTGGTTCAACTGGTGTGAATTCCGCAAGTGCTGAAGCATTCGGCCTTGAAACACGTTCTGTAATTCTGGAAGACTTCTATCGTCCGGAATTCATGCCATCAAATGAAAAATTGTTGATGAAACTTGTCTACGAAGTGGGTACAACCCGCATCGTCGGCGGACAACTGATGTCCAAATATGACATCACACAATCAGCAAACACTTTATCATTGGCTATCCAAAACAAAATGACGATCGAAGATTTGGCACTTGTCGATTTCTTCTTCCAACCTCATTTTGACCGTCCTTGGAACTACTTGAACTTGTTGGCGCAAAAAGCTTTGGAACAAGAAGCGGAATTAGCTGCCAAATAA